One Setaria italica strain Yugu1 chromosome I, Setaria_italica_v2.0, whole genome shotgun sequence DNA window includes the following coding sequences:
- the LOC101768172 gene encoding enhancer of mRNA-decapping protein 4 encodes MASPTGNPNPNPNPPFELGKLFRPPNPMPTATATAATIFPGAAGGPAGPPPPSGPYSYPPVTPPFHRGPYLHYPQDPHAMPRPVVSFPMPNPNLNPNPNANPNAAVPGPNPGVRLMQLLGNSGPTQLETAVSMPPPTSEFAQPLPAMPSAPPARMLSSTSSKVPRGRLLGGGERAVHDIDSRLPGEAQPPQLEVTPITKYTSDPGLVLGRQIAVNRTYIVYGLKLGNIRVLNINTALRSLLRGHTQRVTDMAFFAEDVHRLASASVDGRIYVWRIDEGPDDENKPQITGKIEIAIQIVGEVEAYHPRICWHSHKQEILFVGIGNCVLRIDTTRVGRGRDFAVEEPVKCHLEKLIDGVRLVGKHDGDVTDLSISQWMSTRLASGSKDGMVKIWDDRKPNPLSILKPHDGQPVYSVAFLTAPERPNHINLITAGPLNREIKIWASTNEDGWLLPSDSESWNCTQTLELVSSLEPRVEEAFFNQVAVLPQASLILLANAKKNAIYAVHVDYGPDPASTRLDYIADFTVAMPILSLTGTHESQPDGEQVVQVYCVQTMAIQQYGLELSLCSPPTADTTGFGRDPAISRVYEAPPEVAGTESSTTSFTDSYSVSASSKPPTADQSAEFDPKPSAPPLAYSEGDGSVHLPSAPPASKMELPGSGPAPGTRDIDQSAFDYTANRNMERDALKRQDTPMPIRKDILGKDELRDGHSDVAMLPNPRLMFQVGGNATHLVTPSEIISGTLSSAENNDVSKSDGGKIQDVSSRSSRIAELEPKHIDESKPDQNSGLEAVKEAQIVCEHMEKTRSLEQTVEMISERSVTTDKYSVEESQAPSDKPTLDHTGVADENVRKNSLEMPEKSDYSASREQSSSYTKEEKVLHPQTSGQPSPSVSAFNSTESHEPLSSAYPPISSFPEVAATQGMLQQLIGMQKDMEKKLDTMIPVSVAKESKKLETSLGRTMEKSIKAHFDAFWVRLQEENTKREKADRERMQQLVTLITSSINKDVPSNLEKSLKKEISSLGPVVARAITPIIEKCIASAVSDSVQKGVGDKVCNQLDKSISGKLEATLARQIQMQFHTSVKQALQDALRTSFESLLVPAFEQSCKTMFEQVDGTFQKGMSEHTVAIQQQLEAAHTPLALTLKETINSASSITQSFSSELLDGQRKLLALVASGNAKAHTPNALQPINGPMGGPQEVKVEAPLDPMKELGRLVSERKFDEAFTMALQRSDVSIVSWLCSQVDLRALLAMVPVPLNQGVLLALLQQLAVDINNETSRKVQWMTDVAMAINPADPMIAVHVRPIFDQVYSQLAHQRSLPTMSSSDGTSIRMLMHVINSVLLSYK; translated from the exons ATGGCGTCTCCCACCggcaaccctaaccctaaccccaaTCCACCATTCGAGCTCGGGAAGCTCTTCAGGCCACCGAACCCCatgcccaccgccaccgccaccgccgccaccatcttCCCCGGCGCTGCCGGAGGCCCCgcgggcccgccgccgccgtccggtcCCTACTCCTACCCTCCGGTGACCCCGCCCTTCCACCGCGGACCCTACCTGCACTACCCGCAGGACCCCCACGCCATGCCCCGCCCCGTCGTCTCCTTCCCCATGCCAAACCCAAACCTCAACCCCAACCCGAACGCTAACCCCAACGCCGCCGTCCCGGGCCCCAACCCCGGCGTGCGCCTCATGCAGCTGCTCGGGAACTCCGGGCCGACCCAACTCGAGACCGCAGTCTCCATGCCCCCGCCGACTTCGGAGTTCGCGCAGCCGCTCCCGGCGATGccatccgcgccgccggcgaggatgcTGAGCAGCACCAGTAGCAAGGTGCCCAGGGGGCGGCTGCTTGGCGGTGGGGAACGAGCGGTACACGATATTGACTCGAGGCTGCCCGGGGAGGCGCAGCCACCACAGCTGGAGGTGACACCGATCACGAAATACACGTCGGATCCGGGGCTCGTGCTGGGCAGGCAGATCGCGGTGAACCGAACCTACATCGTGTATGGTCTCAAGCTCGGGAACATCCGTGTGCTGAACATCAACACCGccctccgctccctcctccgTGGCCACACACAG AGGGTGACAGACATGGCTTTCTTTGCTGAGGATGTCCATCGTTTGGCAAG TGCGAGTGTAGATGGGCGGATATATGTGTGGAGGATTGATGAGGGACCTGATGATGAAAATAAACCACAAATTACTGGAAAGATTGAAATTGCCATCCAAATTGTAGGCGAAGTTGAAGCTTACCATCCAAGGATATGTTGGCACTCACATAAGCAA GAGATTCTGTTTGTTGGAATTGGGAACTGTGTCTTAAGAATAGACACGACTAGAGTGGGAAGAGGAAGAGACTTTGCTGTGGAAGAACCTGTTAAATGTCATCTTGAGAAGCTTATTGATGGTGTTCGCTTAGTTGGTAAGCATGATGGTGATGTGACAGATTTGTCCATATCTCAATGGATGAGTACCCGCTTGGCCTCAGGATCAAAGGATGGCATG GTAAAGATCTGGGATGATCGCAAACCAAATCCTTTATCCATTCTGAAGCCACACGATGGTCAACCTGTTTACTCAGTTGCTTTTCTTACAGCACCTGAGCGTCCAAATCATATAAATCTAATTACAGCG GGTCCTCTGAACCGAGAAATTAAAATTTGGGCTTCTACTAATGAAGATGGTTGGTTGTTGCCAAGTGATTCTGAGAGTTGGAATTGTACTCAGACCTTGGAACTTGTTAGTTCTCTGGAGCCTAGAGTCGAGGAGGCATTTTTCAACCAGGTCGCAGTGCTGCCTCAAGCAAGCCTGATTTTGCTTGCAAATGCTAAAAAGAATGCTATTTATGCTGTCCATGTTGATTATGGCCCGGATCCTGCCTCTACTCGCTTGGACTATATAGCAGATTTCACAGTTGCAATGCCTATTTTAAGCCTTACTGGGACACATGAAAGCCAACCTGATGGTGAACAAGTTGTTCAAGTCTATTGTGTCCAAACAATGGCCATTCAGCAATACGGACTAGAGTTATCACTCTGTTCGCCTCCTACAGCTGATACTACTGGGTTTGGAAGAGATCCAGCTATTTCCCGTGTTTATGAGGCACCACCGGAAGTGGCAGGAACAGAGTCATCTACAACTAGTTTCACTGACTCTTACTCTGTCAGTGCTTCAAGTAAACCACCGACTGCTGACCAGTCTGCAG AGTTTGATCCGAAACCATCAGCTCCACCACTTGCATACTCAGAAGGTGATGGCTCTGTGCATCTTCCATCTGCACCTCCTGCATCAAAGATGGAGCTTCCTGGATCAGGACCAGCACCTGGGACTCGTGATATAGATCAATCAGCTTTTGACTATACAGCAAACAGAAACATGGAGCGTGATGCTTTGAAAAGGCAAGATACGCCCATGCCCATCAGGAAGGATATCTTAGGAAAGGATGAGCTAAGAGATGGTCACAGTGATGTTGCAATGCTTCCAAATCCCCGTTTGATGTttcaggttggagggaatgctACACACTTGGTTACTCCATCTGAAATTATATCGGGCACTCTCTCTTCTGCTGAAAACAATGATGTCTCTAAATCTGATGGAGGAAAAATTCAAGATGTTTCTAGTAGAAGCTCTCGGATTGCAGAATTGGAACCAAAACATATTGATGAGAGTAAACCAGATCAAAATTCAGGACTTGAAGCAGTCAAGGAAGCTCAGATTGTTTGTGAGCATATGGAGAAAACTCGTTCCTTGGAGCAAACTGTTGAAATGATCAGTGAGCGCTcagtgacaactgacaagtaCAGCGTGGAAGAATCACAAGCACCATCTGATAAACCGACGTTGGACCATACTGGCGTTGCTGATGAAAATGTCCGGAAAAACTCTCTGGAAATGCCTGAGAAAAGTGATTACTCTGCTTCCAGGGAGCAATCGTCGTCGTATACGAAGGAGGAGAAAGTTTTACACCCTCAAACATCTGGTCAACCATCTCCTTCTGTGAGTGCTTTCAACTCAACTGAGTCACATGAGCCTTTGAGCTCGGCATACCCTCCAATCAGCTCCTTCCCTGAAGTTGCTGCCACACAAGGGATGCTGCAACAG CTCATAGGTATGCAGAAGGACATGGAAAAGAAGTTGGATACTATGATTCCTGTATCTGTGGCAAAGGAAAGCAAAAAACTTGAGACATCATTAGGGCGCACCATGGAGAAATCTATCAAGGCTCACTTTGATGCCTTTTGGGTTCGTCTCCAGGAAGAAAACACTAAGCGTGAAAAGGCTGACAGAGAGCGAATGCAGCAGTTGGTTACTCTCATTACGAGCTCAATAAATAAGGATGTTCCTTCTAATCTGGAGAAGTCACTTAAGAAAGAAATCTCTTCACTTGGGCCTGTTGTTGCTCGAGCAATTACACCTATCATTGAGAAGTGCATAGCCTCTGCTGTTTCTGATTCAGTTCAG AAAGGGGTGGGTGACAAGGTGTGCAATCAGCTGGACAAGTCTATTAGTGGAAAACTTGAAGCTACACTTGCCAGGCAAATCCAAATGCAGTTCCACACATCTGTAAAACAGGCTCTTCAG GATGCTTTACGCACTAGCTTTGAATCATTGCTTGTTCCAGCATTTGAACAATCATGCAAGACAATGTTTGAGCAAGTAGATGGTACATTTCAGAAAGGAATGTCTGAGCACACAGTTGCTATTCAACAGCAACTTGAGGCAGCACATACTCCATTAGCGTTAACTTTAAAG GAAACCATCAATTCTGCATCATCAATCACCCAGAGTTTTTCATCAGAGTTACTTGATGGCCAACGGAAGCTATTGGCACTTGTTGCTTCTGGGAATGCCAAGGCACATACTCCCAATGCTTTGCAACCCATTAATGGTCCTATGGGCGGCCCTCAGGAGGTGAAG GTTGAGGCTCCGTTAGATCCGATGAAAGAGCTGGGCAGACTGGTATCTGAACGCAAGTTTGACGAGGCATTTACAATGGCCCTTCAAAGGAGTGATGTTTCCATAGTATCGTGGCTGTGCTCTCAG GTTGATTTGCGTGCATTATTGGCAATGGTCCCAGTCCCTCTTAACCAGGGGGTCCTCTTGGCCCTATTGCAGCAGCTAGCAGTTGACATAAACAATGAGACATCACGAAAGGTTCAATGGATGACAGATGTTGCCATGGCAATCAACCCAGCGGACCCGATGATTGCCGTGCATGTGCGACCCATCTTTGATCAAGTCTACAGCCAATTGGCCCACCAGCGGTCACTCCCCACTATGAGCTCATCAGATGGCACCAGCATCCGTATGCTCATGCATGTAATTAACTCGGTTCTGCTCAGCTACAAGTGA
- the LOC101768580 gene encoding probable glycosyltransferase 7: MSPRAAKPSLLTDALLFAAGAVVATVLLLALANPFAQPDAYHEGAATLHAGSGGGAGRSSRTFYDDPALSYTVDRSITGWDEKRAGWARAHPEVSAGGVEGVLMVSGSQPAPCGAPGGDHTLLRLLKNKADYCRLHGVQLLYNTALLRPSMDRYWAKIPAIRAAMVAHPEAEWVWWVDSDAVLTDMDFRLPLRRYRRHNLVVHGWPSLVFEARSWTSLNAGVFLIRNCQWSLDFMDAWAAMGPDSPDYRRWGTVLKSTFKDKVFDESDDQSALVYMLLQSGSPWREKVFLESDYYFEGYWLEIVGRLGNVTERYEAMERRPGSAALRRRRAEAEHVAHAAARNAALAGAGLAEAGVRGWRRPFVTHFTGCQPCSGHRNEHYSGASCDEGMRRALNFADDQVLRAYGFRHAGPLSDDVQPLPFDYPASVS, from the coding sequence ATGTCGCCTCGCGCTGCGAAGCCGTCGTTGCTCACCGACGCGCTCCTCTTCGCCGCGGGCGCCGTGGTGGCCACCGTCCTGCTGCTCGCGCTCGCCAACCCGTTCGCCCAGCCGGACGCCTACCACGAGGGAGCGGCCACCCTGcacgccggctccggcggcggtgccggccgCAGCAGCCGCACGTTCTACGATGACCCGGCGCTGTCGTACACCGTGGACCGGTCCATCACGGGGTGGGACGAGAAGCGCGCCGGATGGGCGcgcgcgcacccggaggtctccgccggcggcgtcgaagGCGTCCTGATGGTGTCCGGCTCGCAGCCGGCGCCGTGCGGCGCGCCCGGCGGAGACCACacgctgctgcggctgctgaaGAACAAGGCCGACTACTGCCGACTCCACGGCGTGCAGCTGCTGTACAACACGGCGCTGCTCCGGCCGTCGATGGACCGGTACTGGGCCAAGATACCTGCGATCCGCGCCGCCATGGTGGCGCACCCGGAGGCGGAGTGGGTGTGGTGGGTGGACTCCGACGCCGTGCTCACGGATATGGACTTCCGCCTCCCCCTGCGCCGGTACCGCCGCCACAACCTCGTCGTCCACGGCTGGCCGAGCCTTGTGTTCGAGGCCAGGTCCTGGACCAGCCTCAACGCGGGGGTGTTCCTCATCCGGAACTGTCAGTGGTCGCTCGACTTCATGGACGCGTGGGCCGCCATGGGGCCCGACTCCCCGGACTACCGCCGCTGGGGCACCGTGCTCAAGTCCACGTTCAAGGACAAGGTGTTCGACGAGTCGGACGACCAGTCGGCGCTCGTGTACATGCTGCTGCAGAGCGGCAGCCCGTGGCGGGAGAAGGTGTTCCTGGAGAGCGACTACTACTTCGAGGGCTACTGGCTGGAGATCGTGGGGCGGCTCGGCAACGTCACGGAGCGGTACGAGGCCATGGAGCGGCGACCGGGGTCGGCCGCGCTGCGGAGGCGGCGTGCGGAAGCAGAGCACGTGGCGCACGCCGCGGCGAGGAACGCGGCGCTGGCGGGGGCTGGGCTGGCGGAGGCCGGGGtgcgcgggtggcggcggccattcGTGACGCACTTCACGGGGTGCCAGCCGTGCAGCGGGCACCGGAACGAGCACTACTCCGGGGCCAGCTGCGACGAGGGCATGCGCCGCGCGCTCAACTTCGCCGACGACCAGGTGCTCAGGGCGTACGGGTTCCGGCACGCCGGCCCGCTCAGCGACGACGTGCAGCCGTTGCCGTTCGATTACCCCGCGTCCGTTAGTTAG
- the LOC101768987 gene encoding DNA-directed RNA polymerases IV and V subunit 4, with the protein MDRLPNGKHKGSINRAGVVVLSDSDSGSDSEGFVEELTPVHSKSNGKASSESLKTGGKGSSFSKGEASQGKAYSGGKGGKGTSSNVVPTKSDAELKLELDIPPNSRMLMNCEAAELLQEIHEHMAILSEDPKIKIPESFDKAFQYAKDGNQFTTASSVKQALEPLKKCGVNDGEICMIANIGPETIEEVYALVPSLKAKRTLNEGPITEILAALANIKAAK; encoded by the exons ATGGATCGACTACCAAATGGAAAGCACAAGGGTTCGATCAACCGGGCAGGAGTTGTGGTGCTTTCGGATTCTGACTCTGGCTCTGACTCTGAAG GTTTCGTTGAAGAGCTGACTCCTGTTCACTCCAAGTCAAATGGGAAGGCTTCATCTGAGAGCCTAAAAACTGGTGGAAAGGGTTCATCCTTCTCTAAAG GAGAAGCAAGCCAAGGAAAGGCATACAGTGGTGGCAAAGGTGGAAAGGGCACTTCATCAAATGTAGTTCCTACTAAGTCTGATGCAGAACTAAAGCTGGAGCTTG ATATCCCTCCAAATTCTAGGATGCTAATGAATTGTGAAGCAGCTGAACTGTTGCAAGAAATTCACGAGCATATGGCTATCTTATCAGAGGATCCAAAGATCAAAATTCCTGA GTCATTTGACAAAGCTTTCCAATATGCAAAAGATGGAAATCAGTTCACCACTGCAAGCTCTGTGAAACAAGCTCTGGa ACCTCTTAAAAAATGCGGTGTTAATGACGGCGAG ATTTGCATGATAGCAAATATTGGGCCTGAGACCATTGAGGAGGTCTATGCACTGGTGCCATCTCTCAAG GCCAAGCGGACACTTAACGAAGGTCCAATCACTGAGATTCTTGCTGCTCTTGCTAACATAAAAGCAGCCAAGTGA